One window from the genome of Oceanisphaera sp. IT1-181 encodes:
- a CDS encoding LLM class flavin-dependent oxidoreductase, whose translation MAAQQLADQQAQRMMHLNVFLFGCGHHKGAWRHPKSSVERLGDISFFEELAQTAERGKLDAVFFADGQSAGNVSDGSWWFLEPLTALAAMSRATDKIGLISTVSSTFYTPFHAARYMASLDHISGGRMGWNVVTSMFDMEARNHNYEAMPVHADRYRRADEFVDAVLKLWDSWEADALSFDRSGHYADPTKVNAINHNGEFFLVDGPLNVPRSPQGHPVMFQAGASEEGRELAARRAEGIYAVAYDLPAAQEYYRDIKRRVQAAGREVNVPIMPGLVTYVAATEEEAKAKQRELDELLPVDASLRQLGIYTQQDCMNWELDKPVPELPSLEEFTGPKGRYSTILRIIETEQPTVRQLLGRLAAGGGHCTIVGTPVQIADQMELWFKNEGADGFNLMPPSLPYSLNDFVDQVVPELQRRGLFRRDYETDTLRGHLGLAKP comes from the coding sequence ATGGCAGCTCAACAATTGGCAGATCAACAAGCGCAACGCATGATGCACCTGAACGTATTTTTATTTGGTTGTGGCCATCATAAGGGCGCTTGGCGCCATCCTAAATCGTCGGTAGAACGTTTAGGCGACATCAGTTTTTTCGAAGAGTTGGCGCAAACTGCCGAGCGTGGCAAGTTGGATGCGGTGTTTTTTGCCGACGGCCAATCCGCCGGTAATGTCTCCGATGGCAGCTGGTGGTTTTTAGAACCCTTAACGGCCTTGGCCGCCATGAGCCGTGCCACCGATAAAATCGGCCTGATCAGCACAGTGTCCAGTACCTTCTACACGCCGTTTCATGCGGCGCGCTATATGGCGTCCTTGGATCATATCTCTGGCGGTCGTATGGGTTGGAACGTGGTGACGTCTATGTTTGATATGGAAGCGCGTAACCATAACTACGAGGCCATGCCGGTGCACGCAGACCGCTATCGCCGCGCCGATGAGTTTGTGGATGCAGTGCTTAAACTCTGGGATTCTTGGGAAGCAGACGCACTCAGTTTTGATCGCTCGGGCCATTATGCAGATCCGACCAAGGTGAATGCCATTAACCATAACGGCGAGTTCTTCTTAGTGGATGGCCCGCTTAACGTGCCGCGCTCGCCCCAAGGACATCCGGTTATGTTTCAAGCTGGCGCCTCTGAAGAAGGCCGAGAATTAGCCGCGCGCCGCGCCGAAGGCATATATGCGGTGGCGTACGATTTGCCGGCGGCCCAAGAATATTATCGAGACATTAAGCGTCGGGTGCAGGCTGCCGGTCGTGAAGTTAATGTGCCCATTATGCCGGGCTTAGTCACTTATGTGGCGGCCACCGAAGAAGAGGCTAAAGCCAAGCAGCGCGAGCTGGATGAGCTATTGCCCGTTGATGCCTCATTGCGCCAGCTCGGTATATATACCCAACAAGATTGCATGAACTGGGAGCTGGATAAGCCAGTGCCTGAGCTGCCATCTTTAGAAGAATTTACTGGCCCTAAAGGCCGTTACAGCACTATTTTACGCATCATAGAAACCGAGCAGCCGACGGTGCGCCAGTTATTGGGTCGTTTAGCGGCCGGTGGTGGCCATTGCACTATAGTGGGCACGCCTGTGCAAATTGCCGATCAGATGGAGTTGTGGTTTAAAAATGAAGGGGCCGATGGTTTTAATCTAATGCCGCCTTCATTGCCCTATAGCCTCAATGACTTTGTGGATCAGGTGGTGCCTGAACTACAGCGCCGCGGTCTGTTTCGTCGCGATTATGAAACCGATACCTTGCGCGGCCACTTAGGCTTAGCTAAGCCGTAA
- a CDS encoding type 1 glutamine amidotransferase domain-containing protein — protein sequence MHILMVMTSHDKLGDSGKKTGLWLEEFAAPYYVFKDAGADITLATPQGGMPPIDPNSVEPDALTPATERYAADASVKAQLANTFELKDFSAFEFDAVFYPGGHGPLWDLAEDPHSISLIQAMLAANKPVAAVCHAPGVLRHINAADGLPWVNGKRVTGFSNSEEAAAGLTDIVPFLVEDMLKQSGGEYHKADDWQSYIETDGLLITGQNPASSAATAEALLAKLNST from the coding sequence ATGCATATTTTAATGGTGATGACCTCTCATGATAAATTAGGCGACAGTGGTAAGAAAACCGGCCTGTGGCTTGAAGAGTTTGCCGCGCCTTATTACGTATTTAAAGATGCGGGCGCCGATATTACCTTGGCGACGCCTCAAGGCGGCATGCCACCCATAGATCCCAACAGTGTTGAGCCCGATGCACTTACTCCCGCCACCGAGCGCTATGCTGCGGATGCCAGCGTCAAGGCGCAATTAGCGAATACCTTTGAGCTAAAAGATTTTTCTGCTTTTGAATTTGACGCGGTTTTTTACCCCGGCGGCCATGGGCCATTGTGGGATTTAGCCGAAGATCCTCATTCCATTAGCTTGATTCAAGCTATGCTTGCTGCTAATAAACCGGTGGCCGCCGTGTGCCATGCACCGGGTGTATTGCGCCATATTAATGCGGCTGATGGCTTGCCTTGGGTAAATGGCAAGCGGGTGACGGGTTTTAGTAACAGCGAAGAAGCAGCGGCAGGGCTTACGGATATAGTGCCATTTTTGGTGGAAGACATGCTTAAACAGAGTGGCGGTGAATATCATAAGGCCGACGACTGGCAGTCTTATATAGAAACGGACGGTTTGCTGATCACCGGCCAAAACCCCGCATCATCCGCCGCCACCGCCGAAGCACTATTAGCGAAACTTAACAGTACCTGA
- the sstT gene encoding serine/threonine transporter SstT, whose translation MNQTQPFLLRLSNRVSLVTQILVGIIAGVALAVLSPTAAESVGLLGNLFVSALKAVAPILVFVLVLSSIANHKKGSQTSIRPILALYLIGTFVAALTAVVMSFIFPTTLVLVSIGIEASPPEGIAEVLQTLLFKIVDNPVNALLTGNFIGILAWAIGLGMVLRHGADSSKHVFRDISDGVSSIVRFVIRLAPFGIFGLVASTIAATGFDALWGYARLLAVLIGSMLIIALVMNPLIVYLKIRRNPYPLVFKCLRESGVTAFFTRSSAANIPVNMELCKRLDLHEDTYSVSIPLGATINMGGAAITITVLTLAAVHTLGIEVDLGTALLLSVIASVSACGASGVAGGSLLLIPLACSLFGIPNEIAMQVVAVGFIIGVLQDSAETGLNSSTDVLFTAAACQAEEAKATAYQAAENKAAVR comes from the coding sequence ATGAACCAAACACAGCCCTTTTTACTGCGTTTAAGTAATCGCGTTAGCTTAGTGACGCAGATATTGGTCGGTATTATTGCCGGCGTGGCGTTAGCTGTGCTGTCACCCACGGCGGCCGAGTCGGTTGGCTTATTGGGTAACCTGTTTGTGAGCGCGCTAAAAGCGGTGGCGCCCATCTTAGTATTTGTGTTGGTGCTGTCTTCTATCGCCAATCATAAAAAAGGTAGCCAAACCAGTATCAGACCTATTTTGGCATTGTATCTGATTGGTACCTTTGTGGCGGCGCTGACCGCTGTGGTGATGAGTTTTATCTTCCCCACCACTTTGGTATTAGTCAGCATCGGCATTGAGGCCTCGCCGCCAGAAGGCATCGCCGAAGTGTTGCAAACTTTGTTATTCAAGATCGTTGATAACCCAGTAAATGCGCTACTCACAGGTAACTTTATCGGTATTTTGGCCTGGGCCATTGGCTTAGGCATGGTACTGCGCCACGGTGCCGATTCCAGCAAGCATGTGTTTCGGGATATTTCCGATGGCGTGTCCAGCATAGTGCGCTTCGTTATCCGCTTGGCGCCTTTCGGTATCTTTGGTTTGGTAGCCAGCACCATAGCGGCCACCGGCTTTGATGCACTCTGGGGTTATGCACGGTTATTGGCAGTGTTAATCGGCTCCATGTTGATTATTGCGCTGGTGATGAACCCGCTGATCGTTTACTTAAAAATCCGCCGCAATCCGTATCCGTTAGTGTTTAAGTGCCTGCGCGAAAGTGGCGTAACCGCTTTCTTTACTCGTAGCTCAGCCGCTAACATTCCGGTGAACATGGAATTATGTAAGCGCTTAGACTTGCATGAAGACACCTATTCAGTATCCATCCCACTGGGTGCCACCATCAACATGGGTGGTGCGGCCATTACCATTACCGTACTCACCTTGGCGGCGGTGCATACCTTGGGCATTGAAGTAGATTTAGGCACTGCACTGCTATTAAGTGTGATCGCCTCTGTCTCGGCCTGTGGCGCATCCGGCGTGGCCGGTGGCTCCTTGCTGCTGATACCGCTGGCTTGTAGCTTGTTTGGTATTCCTAACGAAATCGCGATGCAGGTGGTGGCGGTGGGCTTTATTATTGGTGTGTTGCAAGACTCGGCAGAAACCGGCTTAAACAGCTCCACCGACGTGCTGTTTACCGCCGCCGCTTGTCAGGCTGAAGAAGCGAAAGCTACCGCCTATCAGGCTGCAGAAAACAAAGCCGCCGTGCGCTAG